One Vicinamibacterales bacterium DNA window includes the following coding sequences:
- a CDS encoding glycosyltransferase family 39 protein, whose translation MSSRISIGALVALVGLGALLRLDAFTGHYGTLEHPAWARVATRDIAPAARRVRPGSVAWAPIADPYVGGDPINYLKFAREMRTFYQPHVREPVFLAVTRIALALLDDQDAAVSLASAAGSLLLIVGAYLLGAELISPLAGLASAAVMAIDYDLVTWAPDGWRDDMFSATVALAAWAFVRFRRHPSFGNALLVGFTSGAACLTRITAVSFALPALLWVSAAGPGAVRPRLEYAAVALVVLAAIVGPFLLSCAIATGDPLYAIDYHTVYYRAADGLSVSTPMSAGEYLWGKFAAHPLGTLDAGITGEFVRPFTIKWNGLRIWAAWLPAATAAAALLGLLMLPFTADGRLLLLMLLGSLLPYVFTWNIAAGGEWRFTMHAYPFYVVAACFAVAGVARLIRALVTQPASWRARAMWLGVRAGIVCALVAAAVVVYVGVLPWFVASEAIGKGDSVSIGTGGRDRAFYRSGWSRAHSEGIVTVRVSIAPRAAVSIPLPVRRAYDLVLRLDPAAPADGQSMTVLFNQQIVLSTTLDWNAQRVGAYRLHVPIEWMRTGRNDLVIVPTPTVAAATADSRFSWLRPDQRLGVRIWMVRVIPLT comes from the coding sequence GTGTCGAGCAGGATTTCGATCGGAGCGCTCGTCGCGCTTGTCGGTCTCGGAGCACTGCTGAGGCTCGACGCTTTCACCGGACACTACGGCACGCTCGAGCATCCGGCGTGGGCGCGGGTGGCCACGCGCGACATTGCGCCGGCGGCGCGGCGCGTGCGGCCCGGCAGCGTCGCATGGGCGCCGATCGCCGACCCTTACGTCGGCGGCGACCCCATCAATTACCTGAAGTTCGCCCGCGAGATGCGCACGTTTTACCAGCCGCACGTGCGCGAGCCGGTCTTTCTCGCGGTGACGCGAATCGCGCTGGCGCTCCTCGACGATCAGGACGCCGCCGTCAGCCTCGCCTCGGCGGCGGGATCGCTGCTGCTGATCGTCGGCGCCTACCTGCTCGGCGCGGAGCTGATCTCGCCGCTCGCCGGCCTCGCTTCGGCAGCGGTGATGGCCATCGACTACGACCTCGTCACCTGGGCACCGGACGGCTGGCGCGACGACATGTTCTCGGCAACCGTGGCGCTCGCCGCGTGGGCGTTCGTGCGTTTTCGCCGGCATCCGTCGTTCGGCAACGCGCTGCTCGTCGGATTCACTTCCGGCGCCGCCTGCCTGACCCGCATCACCGCGGTGTCGTTCGCGCTGCCAGCGCTGCTGTGGGTGAGCGCGGCGGGCCCGGGCGCGGTGCGGCCGCGCCTCGAGTACGCGGCGGTCGCCCTCGTCGTGCTCGCCGCGATCGTCGGCCCATTCCTCCTGAGCTGCGCCATCGCGACCGGCGATCCGCTCTACGCGATTGACTATCACACCGTGTACTACCGCGCCGCCGATGGTCTGTCGGTCAGCACGCCGATGAGTGCCGGAGAGTACCTGTGGGGCAAGTTCGCGGCGCACCCGCTCGGCACGCTTGACGCCGGGATCACCGGCGAGTTCGTCCGTCCGTTCACGATCAAATGGAACGGCCTGCGCATCTGGGCCGCGTGGCTGCCGGCAGCCACGGCTGCCGCCGCGTTGCTGGGATTGCTGATGCTGCCGTTCACGGCAGACGGCCGCCTGCTGCTCCTGATGCTGCTGGGCTCGCTGTTGCCGTATGTCTTCACCTGGAACATCGCGGCGGGAGGCGAATGGCGCTTCACGATGCACGCCTATCCCTTCTACGTCGTCGCGGCGTGCTTCGCCGTCGCGGGTGTTGCGAGGCTGATCAGGGCACTCGTGACGCAGCCCGCGTCGTGGCGTGCGCGCGCGATGTGGCTAGGCGTGCGCGCCGGCATCGTCTGCGCGCTCGTAGCCGCGGCGGTCGTGGTCTACGTCGGGGTGCTGCCGTGGTTCGTCGCCAGTGAGGCCATCGGCAAGGGGGACTCGGTCAGCATCGGCACCGGGGGTCGCGATCGCGCGTTCTATCGGTCGGGATGGTCCCGCGCGCACAGCGAAGGCATCGTCACAGTGCGGGTGTCGATCGCGCCGCGCGCCGCCGTCAGCATTCCGCTGCCGGTTCGCCGCGCCTACGATCTCGTCCTCCGCCTCGACCCCGCCGCGCCGGCGGACGGCCAGTCGATGACGGTGCTCTTCAACCAGCAGATCGTGCTGAGCACGACCCTCGACTGGAACGCGCAGCGCGTCGGCGCGTACCGCCTGCACGTGCCGATCGAATGGATGCGAACGGGGCGCAACGATCTGGTGATCGTGCCAACGCCCACGGTTGCCGCCGCCACCGCGGATTCACGATTCAGCTGGCTGCGGCCCGATCAACGCCTTGGAGTGCGCATCTGGATGGTCCGCGTCATTCCCTTGACCTAG
- a CDS encoding DUF763 domain-containing protein: MRTGSAQLPLHGGRAPAWLFSRMVRLAREITANVVQDYGSDEMLRRLSDPFWFQAFGCVLGFDWHSSGVTTTVTGALKEGLRGTEKDLGIYVGGGKGAVSRRTPGEIVAFCDRLSIDAAPLVYASRMAAKVDSAAVQDGYQLYHHAFFFTPTAGWCVVQQGMDEHSRMARRYHWLASRLESFVNEPHAAVCAEQEAPTLNLVAAESEAARGASAALAREKPQVVLSAIKDRPLLDMPRRHAVLLADVNPQHLDRILLKTYERAPADFESLLGMEGVGAKTLRALALAAEIIHGTPASTRDPARFSFAHGGKDGFPYPVDLGTYDKTIETLRAAVNKAGIDRSERVKALKRLAEYGRQRVSARLASQDPAPE; this comes from the coding sequence ATGCGTACCGGTTCCGCACAACTTCCTCTGCACGGCGGACGCGCGCCGGCCTGGCTGTTCTCGCGAATGGTCAGGCTGGCGCGCGAGATCACCGCCAACGTCGTCCAGGACTACGGCAGCGACGAAATGCTACGCCGTCTCTCGGATCCGTTCTGGTTCCAGGCGTTCGGCTGCGTGCTCGGCTTCGACTGGCACTCGAGCGGCGTCACCACGACGGTCACGGGCGCGCTGAAGGAAGGGCTGCGCGGCACTGAAAAGGACCTCGGCATCTACGTCGGCGGCGGCAAGGGCGCCGTGTCGCGCCGGACACCCGGCGAGATCGTCGCCTTTTGCGATCGCCTCTCGATCGACGCGGCGCCGCTCGTCTACGCCAGCCGCATGGCGGCCAAGGTCGACAGCGCGGCGGTCCAGGACGGCTATCAGCTATACCACCACGCGTTCTTTTTCACGCCGACCGCCGGCTGGTGCGTGGTGCAGCAGGGGATGGACGAGCACAGCCGGATGGCGCGGCGATATCACTGGCTCGCCTCACGTCTGGAGAGCTTCGTCAACGAGCCGCACGCGGCCGTGTGTGCGGAGCAGGAGGCGCCGACTCTGAACCTGGTCGCGGCGGAGAGCGAAGCCGCACGCGGAGCCTCGGCGGCCCTGGCGCGCGAGAAGCCGCAGGTCGTGCTCTCGGCGATCAAGGACCGTCCGCTGCTGGACATGCCGCGGCGCCACGCGGTGCTGCTGGCCGATGTCAATCCGCAGCACCTCGATCGCATTCTGCTCAAGACCTACGAGCGCGCGCCGGCAGACTTCGAGAGCCTGCTCGGCATGGAGGGTGTCGGCGCGAAGACGCTGCGCGCGCTGGCCCTCGCAGCCGAGATCATCCACGGCACGCCGGCCAGCACGCGCGACCCGGCTCGATTCTCGTTCGCGCACGGCGGCAAGGACGGCTTTCCCTATCCCGTCGACCTCGGGACCTACGACAAGACCATCGAGACACTTCGCGCGGCGGTGAACAAGGCCGGCATCGATCGCTCCGAACGCGTGAAGGCGCTGAAGCGGCTGGCCGAATACGGACGGCAGAGGGTCAGCGCCCGCCTGGCGAGTCAGGACCCCGCGCCCGAGTAG
- a CDS encoding outer membrane beta-barrel protein, which translates to MRIRFAPIATLLLTAALLPAPAAAQAASGQPTTTPAKSTPSGSDDHGDYFGGIDVVNRVLNRGESTTYQPGWFAGASYRITHVVSVTGEATADYRDDNGTSQHITTFSGGVRFQSGSRAAKVRPFATILMGTGLDNLTTDGTTNHYPVVTPGGGADFRLAEHLAARVKLDFPLYATFGDVHKGARLALGISVPVGTR; encoded by the coding sequence ATGCGTATCCGGTTCGCTCCCATCGCAACGCTGCTGCTGACCGCAGCCCTCCTGCCCGCCCCCGCCGCGGCGCAGGCGGCCAGCGGCCAGCCGACCACCACACCCGCGAAGTCGACTCCTTCAGGGAGCGACGATCACGGCGACTACTTCGGCGGCATCGACGTGGTGAACCGCGTCCTCAACCGCGGCGAGTCGACGACCTATCAACCAGGATGGTTTGCCGGCGCGTCCTATCGCATCACGCACGTCGTCAGCGTGACCGGTGAGGCCACCGCCGACTATCGCGACGACAACGGCACCAGCCAGCACATCACGACGTTCTCTGGCGGTGTGCGTTTCCAGTCAGGGTCGCGCGCCGCGAAGGTGCGTCCGTTCGCGACGATCCTGATGGGAACCGGTCTGGACAACCTCACCACCGACGGCACCACCAATCACTACCCGGTGGTGACGCCGGGCGGCGGCGCCGACTTCCGGCTGGCCGAGCACCTGGCGGCGCGCGTCAAGCTGGACTTCCCGCTCTACGCGACGTTCGGCGACGTGCACAAGGGCGCGCGTCTGGCGCTCGGGATCTCGGTGCCGGTCGGCACGCGGTAG
- a CDS encoding TonB-dependent receptor, translating to MKVVLRLLVVVCMAAGAPRAFAQGSNTKATLTGVVQDASGGVVPGASVTVRNTATGVVNETISNETGAFAVAALDTGTYEATVSLQGFKTFKAEKIVLTPGATANVTAKLEVGGTEESVTVVARSELIDTTSTTVSATISSDQIQNLPVVTKSAMQIVTFLPGINANSTHVQRNSTALGLPQSAIAIVIDGVNIQDQSVKSTDGFYPDIRPQNDLVEQVSVTQATGSADSSGQGSVQVKFVTRSGSNTFTGSAYEYLRDSVLNSNSWANSSRGLPKNEINWNQFGFRVGGPIVIPGLYDGHNKAFYFVNYEEFRLPITSQTTRQYVSPAAAGGLFQYGCTASGCASSKNLFQVIGGSADPTVASMLSQINAATLTQGAIQSNVDRNTLAYTWQPNLFRAEHLPGGRLDVNLTKNHRLTVTQIYQKVNSDPDIINNGYPSFPGFAVDSTQYSFRYTGTASLRSTLSHNMVNEGGWGTIWSPVYFSANVTPDRYLGGYNLTFPQLPTGTNLTPFNVTGAAQNRNGSNYNFHDTVNWLKGRHSLSFGGVYTNVSDLEQSHSIVQALTLGYDTTNDPTAGLFNTTTFPGATATDLTNARNLYALLTGRVSQVTGNAVLQPDGSYVYRADPTELIHQPEVGLFLQDQWRLKPTVTVNAGLRYELQYPIRSAENTYSRNDVNDLCGRAGTGAAASNAPLATIGCQFGMPGVPLTGAAPTYKQYTAGTPGYSLDKNNFAPSVGVAWQPNVEGGWLRKILGDPGFATLRASYGRAFNQPGTSDYLGTLRTGPGLTVNANRNTTNGNLVLAGEQWPILLSQTSRLGPPATCPSGQTVGCIPTSAVFPQPINFTTGMAVFDPNYQTSYTDSWSAGFQRALGKDTAIEVRYIGNRTEGISTTVNYNEGDIYNAGFGSSANFVEEFRKAQQNLAANVAAGRGATFAYTGAPGTAPLPIFLASYTGQGAAAAGNPAAYTGTQWSNTATIPSLSLLTPNIGTFGSVILPNNTANTTNGLFANGTFRANGVAAGMPTNFWVMNPDVLAANLRTAENFTRYHTLQLLLNHRLTKGLAFSANYAYQVQWASQLDTLFRERSVLRSASAPPHAFKMTANYEVPVGHGERFGSDMNKWLDGIVGNWQVNLTGRVETGRLIDIGDVKLVNMTLSDLQKEFNYYTAADGFVYNLPQDLMANTIKAWAIDVSSPTGHPLCTGSNAATCGGPDTTKPYIAPASDASCTTIITGDCNVRQQLINAPLFSRFDFSAKKRFPLGGRASFDFEIGLLNVFNAIDYNSVFPTTNAGFASGDTYRVTTAYADINNTYDPGGRIGQLVFRVNW from the coding sequence ATGAAAGTCGTTCTGCGGCTGCTGGTCGTCGTCTGCATGGCGGCCGGCGCACCTCGCGCGTTCGCACAGGGATCCAACACCAAGGCCACGTTGACCGGCGTCGTCCAGGACGCGTCGGGCGGAGTGGTGCCCGGCGCTTCAGTGACGGTACGCAACACCGCCACCGGCGTCGTCAACGAGACCATTTCGAACGAGACGGGCGCCTTTGCCGTCGCCGCGCTCGATACGGGCACCTACGAAGCCACGGTGTCGCTGCAGGGGTTCAAGACCTTCAAGGCTGAAAAAATCGTTCTGACACCTGGCGCCACGGCCAACGTCACAGCCAAGCTCGAGGTGGGCGGCACCGAGGAATCGGTGACCGTCGTCGCGCGCAGCGAGTTGATCGACACCACGTCGACGACGGTGTCGGCGACGATCAGCTCGGATCAGATCCAGAACCTTCCGGTCGTCACCAAGAGCGCGATGCAGATCGTGACGTTCCTGCCTGGCATCAACGCCAACAGCACGCACGTGCAGCGCAACTCGACGGCGCTCGGCCTGCCGCAGAGTGCCATCGCTATCGTCATCGACGGCGTCAACATCCAGGACCAGAGCGTCAAGTCGACCGACGGCTTCTATCCAGACATCCGGCCGCAGAACGACCTCGTCGAGCAGGTCAGCGTCACGCAGGCGACCGGCTCCGCCGACTCGTCGGGCCAGGGGTCGGTGCAGGTCAAGTTCGTGACGCGCTCCGGCTCCAACACGTTCACCGGCAGCGCCTATGAGTACCTGCGCGACAGCGTGCTCAACTCGAACTCATGGGCCAACTCGTCGCGCGGCCTGCCGAAGAACGAGATCAATTGGAACCAGTTCGGCTTCCGGGTCGGCGGACCAATCGTGATCCCGGGGCTCTACGACGGCCACAACAAGGCGTTCTACTTCGTCAACTACGAGGAGTTCCGCCTGCCGATTACCTCGCAGACGACGCGCCAGTACGTGTCGCCGGCGGCGGCCGGCGGCCTCTTCCAGTACGGCTGCACGGCGTCCGGCTGCGCGAGCTCGAAGAATCTGTTCCAGGTCATCGGCGGCTCCGCCGATCCGACGGTCGCGTCGATGCTCTCGCAGATCAATGCTGCGACGCTCACGCAGGGGGCGATTCAGTCGAACGTCGATCGCAATACGCTCGCCTACACGTGGCAGCCGAACCTGTTCCGTGCCGAGCACCTGCCGGGCGGCCGCCTCGACGTCAACCTCACGAAAAACCACCGCCTGACGGTGACCCAGATCTATCAGAAGGTGAACTCGGATCCCGACATCATCAACAACGGCTATCCGAGCTTCCCTGGCTTCGCGGTCGACAGCACGCAGTATTCGTTCCGCTACACCGGCACGGCGTCGCTGCGCTCGACGCTGTCGCACAACATGGTCAACGAAGGCGGCTGGGGGACGATCTGGTCGCCGGTCTACTTCTCGGCGAACGTCACACCCGATCGCTACCTGGGCGGCTACAACCTGACGTTCCCGCAGCTGCCGACCGGCACCAATCTGACACCGTTCAACGTCACCGGCGCCGCGCAGAACCGCAACGGCTCGAATTACAACTTCCACGACACGGTCAACTGGCTGAAAGGGCGCCACAGCCTGTCGTTCGGCGGTGTTTACACCAACGTCAGCGACCTCGAACAGTCGCACAGCATCGTCCAGGCGCTGACGCTCGGCTACGACACGACCAACGATCCGACCGCCGGGCTGTTCAATACGACGACCTTCCCCGGCGCGACAGCCACCGATCTGACCAACGCGCGAAACCTCTATGCGCTCCTGACCGGCCGTGTGAGCCAAGTGACCGGCAATGCCGTGCTGCAGCCTGACGGCAGCTACGTCTACCGCGCCGATCCGACCGAGCTGATTCACCAGCCCGAGGTCGGGCTGTTCCTGCAGGATCAGTGGCGGCTGAAGCCGACTGTCACCGTCAATGCCGGCCTGCGCTATGAGCTGCAGTACCCGATTCGGTCCGCGGAGAACACCTACTCGCGCAACGACGTGAACGACCTGTGCGGACGGGCCGGTACCGGTGCGGCGGCGAGCAACGCGCCGCTGGCGACGATCGGCTGCCAGTTCGGCATGCCGGGCGTGCCGCTCACCGGCGCGGCGCCGACCTACAAGCAGTACACGGCGGGAACACCCGGCTACAGTCTCGACAAGAACAACTTCGCGCCAAGCGTCGGCGTGGCATGGCAGCCGAACGTCGAGGGCGGGTGGCTGCGGAAGATCCTCGGCGATCCGGGTTTCGCAACGCTGCGCGCCAGCTACGGCCGCGCCTTCAACCAGCCGGGCACCAGCGACTACCTCGGGACGCTGCGCACCGGCCCCGGCCTCACCGTCAACGCCAACCGCAACACGACCAACGGCAACCTGGTGCTGGCGGGCGAGCAGTGGCCGATCCTCCTCAGCCAGACGTCGCGCCTGGGACCGCCGGCGACGTGCCCCTCGGGACAGACGGTCGGCTGCATCCCGACCAGCGCCGTATTCCCGCAGCCGATCAATTTCACGACCGGCATGGCGGTGTTCGATCCGAACTACCAGACGTCGTACACCGACTCGTGGAGCGCCGGCTTCCAGCGCGCGCTCGGCAAGGACACCGCCATCGAGGTCCGCTACATCGGCAACCGCACCGAGGGGATCTCGACGACGGTCAACTACAACGAGGGCGACATCTACAACGCCGGATTCGGTTCGAGCGCGAACTTCGTCGAAGAGTTCAGGAAGGCGCAGCAGAACCTGGCGGCCAACGTCGCCGCCGGACGCGGCGCCACGTTCGCGTATACCGGCGCTCCGGGCACGGCGCCGCTGCCGATCTTCCTGGCCAGTTACACGGGGCAGGGAGCCGCCGCCGCTGGCAATCCGGCCGCCTACACCGGGACGCAGTGGTCGAACACCGCGACGATTCCGTCGCTCTCGTTACTGACGCCGAACATCGGCACGTTCGGGTCGGTCATCCTCCCGAACAACACCGCCAACACCACGAACGGCCTGTTCGCCAACGGGACCTTCCGCGCCAACGGCGTCGCGGCCGGCATGCCGACGAACTTCTGGGTCATGAATCCGGACGTTCTGGCTGCGAACCTTCGCACGGCGGAAAACTTCACCCGCTACCACACCCTGCAGCTGCTGCTGAACCATCGCCTGACCAAGGGCCTGGCGTTCAGCGCCAACTACGCCTATCAGGTGCAGTGGGCCTCGCAACTCGACACGCTCTTCCGTGAGCGCTCGGTGCTGCGTTCGGCGTCGGCGCCGCCGCACGCGTTCAAGATGACGGCAAACTACGAGGTCCCGGTCGGCCACGGGGAGCGCTTCGGCTCCGACATGAACAAGTGGCTCGACGGGATCGTCGGCAACTGGCAGGTGAACCTGACCGGGCGCGTCGAGACGGGACGCCTGATCGACATCGGCGACGTCAAGCTGGTCAACATGACCCTGTCGGACCTGCAGAAGGAGTTCAATTACTACACGGCGGCCGACGGCTTCGTCTATAACCTGCCGCAGGATTTGATGGCGAACACCATCAAGGCCTGGGCGATCGACGTCAGCAGCCCCACCGGCCACCCGCTCTGCACCGGCTCGAACGCCGCGACCTGCGGCGGCCCCGACACGACCAAGCCGTACATCGCGCCGGCGAGCGACGCGAGCTGCACGACGATCATCACGGGCGACTGCAACGTCCGCCAGCAGCTGATCAACGCGCCGCTGTTCAGCCGCTTCGACTTCAGCGCCAAGAAGCGGTTCCCGCTCGGCGGCCGCGCCAGCTTCGACTTCGAGATCGGCCTGCTGAACGTCTTCAACGCGATCGACTACAACTCGGTGTTCCCGACGACCAACGCAGGCTTCGCCAGCGGCGATACCTATCGCGTGACCACGGCGTACGCCGACATCAACAACACCTACGATCCCGGCGGCCGTATCGGCCAGCTCGTATTCCGGGTCAACTGGTAG
- a CDS encoding NAD(P)H-quinone oxidoreductase, producing MTPVPHMMRVVEIGSPGGPDVLRLVERPVPAPGAGEVLIRVAAAGVNRPDIMQRLGKYPPPPGASDIPGLEISGEIVGGHDWAGRRVCALVSGGGYAEYCVAPLEQCLPAPAALPLTHAAAIPETFFTVWTNLFERAGLKRGDRLLVHGGTSGIGTTAIQLACARGAWVLATAGSDEKAAACRRLGAADAFNYRTGDFVAAVKVATDGEGVDVVLDIVGGDYLPRNLECLRMHGRLVQIGLIAGSKSLVDLRPVLQRRLTITGSTLRPRGVAEKGSIARALEREVWPLLESGAVKPIVDAEYPLARAAEAHRDLESGRVIGKLLLII from the coding sequence ATGACGCCAGTCCCACACATGATGCGCGTGGTCGAGATCGGCTCACCGGGCGGCCCCGACGTGCTCCGCCTCGTCGAGCGTCCGGTCCCGGCGCCTGGCGCGGGTGAGGTCCTGATCCGTGTGGCCGCCGCCGGCGTGAACCGGCCCGACATCATGCAGCGCCTGGGGAAGTATCCGCCGCCGCCGGGCGCCTCGGACATTCCCGGCCTGGAAATCTCGGGAGAGATCGTCGGCGGCCACGATTGGGCCGGCCGCCGCGTCTGCGCGCTGGTCAGCGGCGGCGGCTACGCCGAATACTGCGTCGCGCCGCTCGAACAGTGCCTGCCCGCGCCGGCGGCGCTCCCGCTCACGCACGCGGCCGCCATCCCCGAAACTTTCTTCACGGTGTGGACGAACCTGTTCGAGCGGGCTGGCTTGAAACGTGGCGATCGCCTGCTCGTGCACGGCGGCACGAGCGGCATCGGCACGACGGCCATTCAACTCGCGTGCGCCCGCGGTGCGTGGGTGCTGGCAACCGCCGGGTCCGATGAGAAAGCCGCCGCCTGCCGCCGCCTCGGCGCAGCGGACGCGTTCAACTACCGCACCGGCGATTTCGTCGCGGCGGTGAAGGTTGCGACAGACGGTGAAGGCGTCGACGTCGTGCTCGACATCGTCGGCGGCGACTACCTGCCGCGCAATCTCGAGTGCCTGCGGATGCACGGACGGCTGGTGCAGATCGGGCTGATCGCCGGATCGAAGTCGCTCGTCGATCTGCGTCCGGTGCTCCAGCGGCGGCTGACGATCACCGGATCGACGCTGCGGCCGCGCGGCGTGGCCGAGAAAGGCTCGATCGCGCGGGCGCTCGAGCGCGAGGTGTGGCCGCTGCTCGAGAGCGGCGCGGTGAAGCCGATCGTCGACGCCGAGTATCCGCTCGCGCGCGCCGCAGAGGCGCACCGCGACCTCGAATCTGGGCGGGTCATCGGCAAGCTGTTGCTGATTATCTAG
- a CDS encoding DNA topoisomerase IV subunit B — translation MATYTAKDITVLEGLEPVRKRPGMYIGGVGSTGLHHLVWEILDNAIDEAMNGHASNIRVTLHADGASLTVEDDGRGIPVDKHPKTKQSALEVVFTTLHAGGKFEAGSYKTAGGLHGVGASVVNALSKELVATVKRDGAVWEQRFAQGHPVGPVKKLGPARGTGTTVFFRPDSTIFPKVEFDAEVIKQRLEISSYLHKGIKVSFENEETGDKAAYQHTEGLVDYLRTIIAERSATPVHDVPFTLTREDGLRMDVVLQWTQSTDEHVRSYVNGIPTGSGGTHENGFRAGLGKAVRNFIDTHNLSPKGVTLTAEDIREGLVAVLSVFIQEPQFQGQTKDRLNNPEMTAAIDSQVRPPLEHWLNTNISVAESIVARIILAARAREASRAAQQEVTRKSATSGRLTLPGKLSDCSSPGRDDSEIFIVEGDSAGGSAKQGRDRTKQAILPLRGKVLNTESASLAKVLENKELTDLVTALGCGLGKNFDASRTRYGKIIILADADSDGHHIATLLLTFIYRHMPQLITLGRVFLAQPPLYRIDIGKETYWALDEAHKARLLKAHGNGRGTPEITRFKGLGEMMPKVLWETTLNPRTRRLLRVEIGDQIVTDRVINELMGKDPSARFRFIMERAEEAVELDV, via the coding sequence TTGGCGACCTACACAGCAAAAGACATCACGGTTCTCGAGGGGCTCGAGCCGGTTCGCAAGCGCCCCGGCATGTATATCGGCGGCGTCGGCAGCACCGGCCTCCATCACCTCGTCTGGGAGATCCTCGACAACGCGATCGACGAGGCGATGAACGGCCACGCCTCCAATATCCGCGTCACGCTGCACGCCGACGGCGCGTCGCTCACGGTGGAAGACGACGGGCGCGGCATTCCGGTCGACAAGCATCCGAAGACGAAGCAGAGCGCGCTCGAGGTGGTGTTTACCACGCTGCACGCCGGCGGCAAGTTCGAGGCCGGCAGCTACAAGACGGCCGGTGGGCTCCACGGCGTCGGCGCCAGCGTCGTCAACGCACTGTCGAAGGAGCTGGTCGCCACCGTCAAGCGCGACGGCGCCGTCTGGGAGCAGCGCTTCGCGCAGGGGCATCCGGTCGGTCCGGTGAAGAAGCTCGGCCCGGCCCGCGGCACCGGCACGACGGTGTTCTTCCGTCCCGACTCCACGATCTTTCCGAAGGTCGAGTTCGACGCCGAGGTCATCAAGCAGCGTCTCGAGATCTCGAGCTACCTCCACAAGGGCATCAAGGTTTCGTTCGAGAACGAGGAGACCGGCGACAAGGCCGCCTACCAGCACACCGAGGGGCTGGTCGACTACCTGCGCACGATCATCGCCGAGCGCAGCGCCACACCCGTCCACGACGTGCCGTTCACGCTCACGCGCGAGGACGGCCTGCGCATGGACGTCGTACTGCAGTGGACGCAGTCGACCGACGAACACGTCCGGAGCTACGTCAACGGCATCCCGACCGGCTCGGGCGGTACCCACGAGAACGGCTTTCGCGCCGGGCTCGGTAAAGCCGTGCGGAACTTCATCGACACGCACAACCTTTCGCCGAAAGGCGTCACGCTGACGGCGGAGGACATCCGCGAAGGTCTGGTCGCGGTGCTGAGCGTGTTCATCCAGGAGCCGCAGTTCCAGGGTCAGACCAAGGACCGGTTGAACAACCCGGAAATGACCGCCGCCATCGACTCGCAGGTGCGGCCGCCGCTCGAGCACTGGCTCAACACCAACATCTCGGTCGCCGAGTCGATCGTGGCGCGCATCATCCTGGCCGCGCGCGCCCGCGAGGCGAGCCGGGCCGCGCAGCAGGAGGTGACGCGCAAGTCGGCGACGTCGGGCCGCCTGACGCTGCCAGGCAAGCTGAGCGACTGCTCGTCGCCCGGACGCGACGACAGCGAGATCTTCATCGTCGAAGGGGACTCGGCCGGCGGCTCCGCCAAGCAGGGGCGCGATCGCACGAAACAGGCGATCCTGCCGCTGCGCGGCAAGGTCCTGAACACCGAGAGCGCGTCGCTCGCCAAGGTGTTGGAGAACAAGGAGCTCACCGATCTGGTCACCGCGCTCGGCTGCGGGCTCGGCAAGAACTTCGATGCGAGCCGGACGCGCTACGGCAAGATCATCATCCTCGCCGACGCCGACTCCGACGGCCACCACATCGCGACGCTGCTGCTGACGTTCATCTACCGGCACATGCCGCAGCTCATCACGCTGGGCCGGGTTTTCCTCGCGCAGCCGCCCCTCTACCGCATCGACATCGGCAAGGAAACCTACTGGGCGCTCGACGAGGCCCACAAGGCGCGGCTGCTGAAGGCGCACGGCAACGGCCGCGGCACACCCGAGATCACGCGGTTCAAGGGGCTCGGCGAGATGATGCCGAAGGTGCTGTGGGAGACGACGCTCAATCCTCGCACCCGGCGCCTGCTGCGCGTCGAGATCGGGGACCAGATCGTCACCGACCGCGTGATCAACGAGCTGATGGGGAAGGACCCGTCCGCGCGCTTCCGCTTCATCATGGAACGGGCGGAAGAGGCCGTCGAACTGGACGTTTAA